The Primulina tabacum isolate GXHZ01 unplaced genomic scaffold, ASM2559414v2 Contig777, whole genome shotgun sequence genome includes a region encoding these proteins:
- the LOC142534993 gene encoding la-related protein 1C-like, which yields MATASDSSASVQSVNSVIDRHSRLASPCSCSSISDQKHVLPSEIFLNQLIAPPASFLAEDGQAEGSENVGVTKKCVWNNPANGVAPQVGALMGTASWPDFSKSARASTKASSSSTDSLEELSHEPIILSQGTSVDSWSSQEVATNSASNHESPIRQCSPELGGDRTSHRNITANGSFSQAPNSHSSVVEASPFKPVKSSISSGVSPRDNTRWDVGQRGGSHSGHEPHHPRGPFRRNNSGPQLQGNGSSNHGHGSKRYQERWIDDWSYNHQSFGSRVNLAPQQSVASRPFIRGPVSSAPFIPPPPPVGARPYGPPVFYNDASSFTYFALGPHPGSPGHMPMFPYAPMSSPIPDPHLPSKIVKQIDYYFCDDNLVKDTYLRQKMDVDGWVPINLIASFKKIRELTDNVQLILDALRASNVVEIQGGKVRRKGNWRKWIIPTIMFPTDQVLILSNISSLHIHDEKTNT from the exons ATGGCTACTGCTTCTGACTCCTCCGCCTCTGTTCAATCTGTAAATTCTGTTATTGATCGCCATTCACGGCTCGCGTCGCCTTGTTCATGTTCGAGTATCTCTGATCAGAAGCACGTTTTGCCTTCTGAAATTTTCCTAAACCAATTAATCGCACCACCTGCTAGTTTCTTGGCCGAGGATGGTCAGGCTGAGGGAAGTGAGAATGTTGGTGTAACCAAGAAGTGTGTTTGGAACAATCCTGCTAATGGTGTTGCTCCGCAGGTTGGTGCTTTGATGGGGACAGCATCTTGGCCTGATTTCTCCAAATCAGCTCGTGCTTCCACGAAGGCTTCTTCGAGTTCGACTGATTCTCTTGAAGAACTCTCTCACGAACCAATCATTCTGTCACAG GGGACGTCAGTTGACTCTTGGTCTTCACAGGAAGTAGCAACAAATTCAGCTTCGAACCATGAATCTCCTATCCGCCAGTGTTCTCCGGAGCTAGGTGGTGACAGGACAAGTCACAGAAACATAACAGCCAACGGCAGCTTTTCTCAAGCACCAAATTCACACAGTTCTGTGGTTGAAGCGTCTCCTTTTAAGCCAGTGAAGTCCAGCATCTCTTCGGGGGTATCTCCTAGGGACAACACACGTTGGGATGTTGGACAGAGAGGAGGATCTCACAGTGGGCATGAGCCACACCATCCGCGTGGTCCTTTTAGAAGGAACAACAGTGGACCGCAACTTCAAGGGAATGGTTCTTCTAATCATGGCCATGGTAGCAAACGATACCAGGAACGTTGGATTGATGATTGGAGCTATAACCATCAATCTTTTGGCAGCAGAGTAAACCTTGCACCCCAGCAGAGTGTCGCCTCTCGGCCCTTCATACGTGGTCCAGTTTCAAGTGCTCCTTTTATTCCTCCACCTCCCCCTGTGGGTGCGCGGCCCTATGGTCCCCCAGTGTTCTACAATG ATGCTTCATCTTTTACGTATTTTGCTCTTGGACCCCACCCAGGTTCACCCGGGCACATGCCTATGTTTCCATATGCACCAATGTCGTCTCCCATACCTGATCCTCACTTGCCTTCCAAAATTGTGAAAcagatagattattatttttg TGATGATAATTTGGTGAAGGACACATATTTGCGCCAGAAAATGGATGTGGATGGATGGGTTCCCATAAACTTAATAGCAAGCTTTAAGAAA ATTAGGGAGCTGACAGACAATGTCCAACTTATATTGGATGCTTTGCGAGCTTCGAATGTGGTGGAAATACAG GGAGGAAAGGTGAGGAGGAAGGGTAACTGGAGAAAATGGATAATTCCAACCATCATGTTTCCTACAGATCAAGTCCTCattctctcaaatatttctAGTCTGCATATACATGATGAAAAGACAAACACGTAG
- the LOC142534992 gene encoding F-box protein At4g35930-like, with protein MGWVKPPNPLNRDNPPALEAYDQTKIKKLNLQPLKPNGSNMFKGGGKGVWIGSPHSPKAPKHGPRPPSRLKCTEMRQIAAVLFQESPFSSKCLVPSFLPKPVCKSLASNRALFYEDELCQAVAQNNLR; from the exons ATGGGGTGGGTGAAACCACCAAACCCCTTGAATCGTGATAACCCACCTGCATTAGAAGCGTACGATCAAACCAAAATCAAGAAATTGAATCTACAACCACTCAAaccaaatggttccaatatgtt CAAGGGAGGTGGAAAAGGAGTGTGGATTGGCAGTCCTCACTCACCCAAGGCACCTAAGCATGGCCCTCGTCCCCCTTCTCGTCTAAAATGCACTGAGATGCGCCAAATTGCAGCTGTTCTCTTCCAAGAATCCCCATTTTCTTCAAAATGTTTGGTGCCATCCTTTTTGCCGAAACCTGTCTGCAAATCCTTGGCTTCTAATAGAGCCCTATTCTACGAGGATGAACTGTGCCAAGCGGTTGCGCAAAACAATCTTCGTTGA